The Nitratidesulfovibrio sp. SRB-5 genomic sequence TTCCCGCGTACACCGGCACGATGACGTCGATGACCGGGCGGTGCGGCGTGCCGCCTGATGCATCAGACAGCGCCGCCCGGCGCGCCGCCAGTGCCGTCCAGATGGTTGCATCCGCAAGGTCGGGCGGTGCGGGCCACGGCTCGCGGGTGTCCGGCTCGCTGATGGTCGGGCGTTCCGGGGCGGTGGCCTCCAGCGCGTCCAGCAGGCGGGCGCGGGCGTCTTTCGTGACGGACGGAATTGTCGGTGATACCGGGGCAGTCGCCTCCATTGCACTGTCCAGCCCCGCCAGCAGGGCTTCCGCCGCGCTGGCTGCCGTGCGCAGGGTGGTGATGCGTCCGTGCTGGCGACCGGAGCGGGCGTTGGCCGCCACGCAGTGTTCCTCTGCCCGCTTGCGGCGCAGGTCGGACAGGGCCAGGTCCAGCCGCACGGCGGCGGGGATGCGCTCTTCCGGCTGGCCGTAGGCGCGGGTTTCCAGCAGGGCGCGGGCAAGATGGACAGGGTCGCGGATTTCCGTGCCGCAGGGCGCTGGCAGGCTGCCGTCTTCCAGCCGTTCGCGCGGGATGCACAGCAGCGCGCCCTCTTCCGCCGCGCCGAACACGTTGCGGCTGGCCCCCCGGAAATTGGCGGGGTTGAAGGCGGGCAGGCGCAGGTGGAACACCGCGTAGCCCCAGGCCAGCGCTTGCCGCGCGCAGGGCCAGGCCCGTGCGAAGCCGGGGCATTCCAGATGCAGCACCGGGCGGCAGGCCCGGATGGTGTCCGCCGACCCGCGCAGGATGGCGGCCTCGTCCCCTTCGGCGTCAATTTTGATGAGGTCCAGCCGCCCGGCGGTGTCCGCCGTTCCGGCTTCTGGCCTGATGATCTCCAGCCGCCCGGCGGTGCCCGGCCTTTCCGGCGCGGGCAGGTGCAGCCCCAGTCCGTCGATGGTCAGCAGGGGGATTTCGTCAGCGGGATGCGTCGCGTCCTGCGGTACATTGCCCGTATCCAGCAGGCGCACTGCGTTCAGGTTCTGCCCTTCCGGCGCGACAATGCGCGGCACCCGCGCCGTGCCTGCCCGGCCCGCCGCCCCGGCCCGCACCGGGGTGACCACGCCCGCAAGGTTGTTTACGGCCACGGTGCGTTGCAGCAGGGAGAACACCTCTGCCTGCGGTTCCAGCGCGGTCACCTGCCCGCTTGCCCCCACCATGCGGGCAAAGGCCACGGCGTGGCTGCCCACGTTGGATCCCACGTCCAGCACGCGGCCCCCGGCGGGCGCGTAGGGGGCCAGCGCATCCAGTTCCGCCTGCGCCCATTCGCCGTAGATGGCCAGGGCCATGCCCACCGGGCCGTCGAAATCGAAGTGATGGATGACGCCCTGTCGGCACGGTGTGGCCATGACGTGGTCTTCAAGGTGCGGGGGCAGGCCGCCGGTCGGGATGTTGCCGGATGCCATGCTGCCGGTTGGGGCGCTCCCTTCCGGGGCATCCGGCGTGGGGGCCACGTCGGCTCCAACCGCCGTCATGCCCCGGCCCCTGGGCCGCGCGTCTGCGTCCGTCGCACATGCGCCGTCCCCGTCTTCCCCACCTTCTGCCGCGTCGTCGTACAGGAACAGTTCCAGCGGCCCCACGGTGAACAGGTCTCCCTCCCGTTCCGAAGGGTCGAAGCGGACGGAGCGCAGCACGCCTTCGCCGCGCATGGCGGTTTCCACGTCGGCGCGGGTGAAGCCGTTCATGTGCGGCACGGAGTGCAGGGTGCGGTCGGCGTACACGGCCCCGCTTTCCTCCAGCCGGAAGTAGGCCTTGGCGAAGTTGTGCTCGCGGAATTCGCTCAGGTTGGCCGAGCGCACGTTGACCATGGCGATGCGCTGCACGTCCACGCCGGGCAGGCGGTAGGTGATGCCGGGGTCGCCGGTGACGGCGCGGAACACCGGCTGGATGGCGCCCAGGCGTTCACGGTCTGTCCCGCCGTCAAGCCCGGTGGGCAGCGCGGCATTCGGATCGCCGCCCGCCACGGGCACGGCGTTGGCGATGCGTTCCGGCCATACCAGCAGATGGCGCAGGGGCCGCGTCTTGCGCAGTTCCGCCGCGAAGGAGATGCCCGATTCGTCGCGCAGGTTGATGCTGCACAGTCTGGGGTCGTCCGAGGCGGCGCAGGGCGTGCGCCGGGCGGCAAAGCCGCACTCCTCCGCCGCCCGGCGCAGGCTGGTGAAGTCGTGCAGCCAGCGGTGGCCGCCCATGCGCAGGCCGGTGTTCACGGCGTCCATGCCGTTGCGGCAGCGCATCACGTCGGCGAAGTAGTCGCCGCTGCCCACAAGCACGGCGGGGTCGAAGCGCTGGCCGTAGGTCCACAACTGGCCGATGTCCGGGGTGAGCAGCCGGGCCACCCCGCCGGGCCGCAGCAGCACGTTCATGGAGCACAGGATGTACAGCTGCTCGGTAAGGAAGAAATGCTCGATGACGTCTTCCGCGTAGAAGGCGGCCACCTGCCCGGCAAGGCGGCGCGGCCACACGTCCAGCAGGCGGCATTCGCGCACCCGCTCGTCGTGGGGCAGGAAGTCCAGATTCACGAAGCCGTCCAGCACCGCGCCGCCGCAGCCCAGATGCACGTATGCCCCCGCGGCGTCCGCGCCCTGCCAGTCGTCGTGCGACCAGGCGAACCACGCGGCCAGGCGGGGATTGCAGCGGGATAGACCCGCCATATCGGGAAGGCTGGCCGTGTCCGGCGTGGCGGAGGCGTGGGGAGTGTCGGTCATGGTGGCGATGTGGGGGCTGGTCATGCGGGGCGGTATCCTGCAGGTGCGGGCGGTTATGTGCGGCGGTGGATGGTGCGCGGGGTCCGGCCAGATTTGGACCCGGTCAAGTCCGGTCAAGTCTGGCCAAGTCCGATCAGTTTCGATCAGGGCCGGGGCCGGGCGCTTGGGAGCGCGTTCAGGCGCGGGGCTTCACGCCCATGCGGCCCGTGTAGTCGGTGCGGGTCAGCAGCGGCGGGGTGCCCCCGGCGCGGGCAAGGTCCGCGAAATAGGCGTCCACGGCGCGGCCCACACCGGGAAAGTGGCCGTAGTCGTCGATGCACAGCACCCCGCCCGGCGACAGGCGCGGG encodes the following:
- a CDS encoding TylF/MycF family methyltransferase, whose amino-acid sequence is MLHELTHLYPRLSPGGVLCIDDYGHFPGVGRAVDAYFADLARAGGTPPLLTRTDYTGRMGVKPRA
- a CDS encoding FkbM family methyltransferase — protein: MTSPHIATMTDTPHASATPDTASLPDMAGLSRCNPRLAAWFAWSHDDWQGADAAGAYVHLGCGGAVLDGFVNLDFLPHDERVRECRLLDVWPRRLAGQVAAFYAEDVIEHFFLTEQLYILCSMNVLLRPGGVARLLTPDIGQLWTYGQRFDPAVLVGSGDYFADVMRCRNGMDAVNTGLRMGGHRWLHDFTSLRRAAEECGFAARRTPCAASDDPRLCSINLRDESGISFAAELRKTRPLRHLLVWPERIANAVPVAGGDPNAALPTGLDGGTDRERLGAIQPVFRAVTGDPGITYRLPGVDVQRIAMVNVRSANLSEFREHNFAKAYFRLEESGAVYADRTLHSVPHMNGFTRADVETAMRGEGVLRSVRFDPSEREGDLFTVGPLELFLYDDAAEGGEDGDGACATDADARPRGRGMTAVGADVAPTPDAPEGSAPTGSMASGNIPTGGLPPHLEDHVMATPCRQGVIHHFDFDGPVGMALAIYGEWAQAELDALAPYAPAGGRVLDVGSNVGSHAVAFARMVGASGQVTALEPQAEVFSLLQRTVAVNNLAGVVTPVRAGAAGRAGTARVPRIVAPEGQNLNAVRLLDTGNVPQDATHPADEIPLLTIDGLGLHLPAPERPGTAGRLEIIRPEAGTADTAGRLDLIKIDAEGDEAAILRGSADTIRACRPVLHLECPGFARAWPCARQALAWGYAVFHLRLPAFNPANFRGASRNVFGAAEEGALLCIPRERLEDGSLPAPCGTEIRDPVHLARALLETRAYGQPEERIPAAVRLDLALSDLRRKRAEEHCVAANARSGRQHGRITTLRTAASAAEALLAGLDSAMEATAPVSPTIPSVTKDARARLLDALEATAPERPTISEPDTREPWPAPPDLADATIWTALAARRAALSDASGGTPHRPVIDVIVPVYAGTDQTLACLHSVLVADLEPADAAAPRARVVVVNDASPEPNLAQALRRLAGLGLVELVEHSANRGFVASVNAGMALHPECDVVLLNSDTVVFPGWLGRLAAHLDARPDAGSVTPLSNNATICSYPVTERDNRAGLELDSAALDALAATVNAGVAVDIPTAVGFCMLIRRACLTETGLFDEATFGRGYGEENDFCMRAAALGWRHLLAADVFVRHAGEMSFGDDAAPLKETAFATIQRMYPDYLRTVAAHCAADPARPARRALDLARLRGALARRFPGTTWSPGTDGAQAPGSTAAQARGNDATRPVLMVTHNWGGGTERHVRDLCDRLAAEGTPALVLRPRGNDAGCVWTLNLPEPACGAGPACGTAPTCDAGPLHLPNLAFDLPPDFGALLEVLADLRVAHIHVHNLAGYPHAAPELLPLLARLLEIPYDVTAHDLSALCPRITCIGPDGYPCPTALDGDGGTAHGAPWRCGACIATETPQLGNTDIVRWRAAWGTLLDGARVVFTPSNDTARRLAAHFPGCAARITVRPHQETSPLTRAIRPHAATARPEGDAPTPAPRKPDEVLRVAVIGAIGPHKGSHVLEACARHAREAGLPLHFTVVGYTDRDDVLRELGVTVTGRYDADELPGLLGSANGTGADGSGHGGHHLAFLPAVWPETYSYTLSEAVLAGLYPVTFDLGAPAERMAAWNYGLRLPVPLMRDPAAINAALLACTPAAPPAGLARALLAAGDYTAPFRASYYGMQGAEKPGGNATGDNAAPPATEQP